In one Saimiri boliviensis isolate mSaiBol1 chromosome 3, mSaiBol1.pri, whole genome shotgun sequence genomic region, the following are encoded:
- the CDKN2AIP gene encoding CDKN2A-interacting protein isoform X1, translating into MAQDVSEYLSQNPRVAAWVEALRCDGETDKHWRHRRDFLLRNAGDLAPAGGAASASTDEAADAESGTRNRQLQQLISFSMAWANHVFLGCRYPQKVMDKILSMAEGIKVTDAPTYTTRDELVAKVKKRGISSSNEGVEEPSKKRVLEGKNSSAVEQDHAKTPAKTERASAQQENSSACTGSAAKSESGNSTRSSGISSENSSTSDGDRSVSSQSSSRVSSQVTTAGSGKASEAEAPDKHGSASFVSLLKSSVNSHMIQSTDSRQQSGSPKKSALESSSAPASQSSSEIEVPLLGTSGSTAVELPLLSTKPSSETASSGLTSKTSSEASVSSSVSKNSSSSGTSLLTPKSSSSTNTSLLTSKSTSQVAASLLASKSSTQTSGSLVSKSTSLASVSQLASKSSSQTSTSQLPSKSTSQSSESSVKFSCKLTNEDVKQKQPFFNRLYKTVAWKLVAVGGFSPSVNHGELLNAAIEALKATLDVFFVPLKELADLPQNKSSQESIVCELRCKSVYLGTGCGKSKENAKAVASREALKLFLKKKVVVKICKRKYRGSEIEDLVLLDEESRPVNLPPALKHPQELL; encoded by the exons ATGGCGCAGGACGTGTCGGAGTACCTGAGCCAGAACCCGCGGGTGGCCGCCTGGGTGGAGGCGCTGCGCTGCGACGGCGAGACTGACAAACACTGGCGCCACCGCCGGGATTTTTTGCTCCGCAACGCCGGGGACCTGGCCCCCGCTGGCGGCGCTGCCTCCGCTAGCACGGATGAAGCTGCGGACGCCGAGAGCGGGACCCGGAACCGGCAGCTGCAGCAGCTCATCTCCTTTTCCATGGCCTGGGCGAACCACGTCTTCCTCGGGTGCCG atACCCTCAAAAAGTTATGGATAAAATACTTAGTATGGCTGAAGGCATCAAAGTGACAGATGCTCCAACCTATACAACAAGAGACGAACTGGTTGCCAAGGTGAAGAAAAGAGGGATATCGAGTAGCAATG aaggGGTAGAAGAGCCATCCAAAAAACGAGTTCTAGAAGGAAAAAACAGTTCTGCAGTTGAGCAAGATCATGCAAAAACTCCTGCCAAGACAGAACGTGCATCAGCTCAGCAGGAAAACAGTTCAGCATGTACAGGGTCGGCCGCCAAATCGGAGAGTGGGAACTCAACTCGGAGCTCTGGCATCTCCAGTGAGAATAGCTCTACAAGTGATGGAGATCGGTCTGTTTCCAGCCAAAGCAGCAGCCGCGTTTCCTCTCAGGTAACAACGGCAGGATCTGGGAAAGCTTCTGAAGCAGAAGCTCCAGATAAACACGGTTCTGCATCATTTGTTTCCTTGCTGAAATCCAGTGTGAATAGTCACATGATCCAGTCCACTGATTCTAGACAACAAAGTGGATCACCTAAAAAGAGTGCTTTGGAAAGCTCTTCAGCCCCAGCTTCTCAAAGCAGCTCAGAGATCGAGGTGCCCTTGTTGGGCACCTCAGGAAGCACAGCAGTAGAGTTGCCACTATTGTCTACCAAACCTAGTTCAGAGACAGCTTCAAGTGGGTTAACTTCCAAAACTAGTTCAGAGGCAAGTGTTTCATCATCTGTTTCTAAAAACAGTTCCTCATCAGGCACATCCTTACTGACTCCCAAGAGCAGCTCTTCAACAAATACATCGCTGCTAACTTCCAAAAGCACTTCCCAGGTAGCCGCGTCACTATTAGCTTCCAAGAGCAGCACCCAGACCAGTGGATCTCTGGTTTCTAAAAGCACTTCCTTAGCAAGTGTGTCCCAGTTGGCTTCTAAGAGTAGCTCTCAGACTAGCACCTCACAGTTGCCTTCTAAAAGTACTTCACAGTCAAGTGAGAGTTCTGTCAAATTCTCTTGCAAGTTAACCAATGAAGATGTGAAACAGAAGCAGCCTTTTTTCAATAGACTCTATAAAACGGTGGCATGGAAGTTGGTAGCTGTTGGTGGCTTTAGTCCCAGTGTGAATCATGGAGAGCTCCTAAATGCAGCTATTGAGGCTCTGAAAGCAACACTGGATGTGTTTTTTGTCCCACTAAAAGAATTGGCTGATCTGCCTCAAAATAAGAGCTCTCAAGAAAGTATTGTTTGTGAATTGAGGTGCAAGTCTGTGTATTTGGGCACTGGCTgtggaaaaagcaaagaaaatgcaaaagcagTTGCATCAAGAGAAGCATTGAAGTTATTTCTCAAGAAAAAGGTGGtggtaaaaatatgtaaaaggaaaTACAGAGGCAGTGAAATAGAAGATCTGGTACTCCTTGATGAGGAATCAAGGCCTGTAAACTTACCTCCAGCATTAAAACATCCTCAAGAATTACTGTAA
- the CDKN2AIP gene encoding CDKN2A-interacting protein isoform X2 encodes MAQDVSEYLSQNPRVAAWVEALRCDGETDKHWRHRRDFLLRNAGDLAPAGGAASASTDEAADAESGTRNRQLQQLISFSMAWANHVFLGCRYPQKVMDKILSMAEGIKVTDAPTYTTRDELVAKKG; translated from the exons ATGGCGCAGGACGTGTCGGAGTACCTGAGCCAGAACCCGCGGGTGGCCGCCTGGGTGGAGGCGCTGCGCTGCGACGGCGAGACTGACAAACACTGGCGCCACCGCCGGGATTTTTTGCTCCGCAACGCCGGGGACCTGGCCCCCGCTGGCGGCGCTGCCTCCGCTAGCACGGATGAAGCTGCGGACGCCGAGAGCGGGACCCGGAACCGGCAGCTGCAGCAGCTCATCTCCTTTTCCATGGCCTGGGCGAACCACGTCTTCCTCGGGTGCCG atACCCTCAAAAAGTTATGGATAAAATACTTAGTATGGCTGAAGGCATCAAAGTGACAGATGCTCCAACCTATACAACAAGAGACGAACTGGTTGCCAAG aaggGGTAG